The genomic segment aggcagtgtgggtagtggggaaggcggCATGGGCGGTGGGGAAGGCGGCATGGGCGGTGGGGAAGGCGGCATGGgcggtggggaaggcagtgtgggcggtggggaaggcagtgtgggcagtggggaaggcagtgtgggtggtggggaaggcggCATGGgcggtggggaaggcagtgtgggcggtggggaaggcagtgtgggggggggggaaggcagtgtgggtggtggggaaggcagtgtgggtggtggggaaggcagtgtgggtggtggggaaggcagtgtgtgtggtggggaaggcagtgtggttggtggggaaggcagtgtgggtggtggggaaggcagtgtgggtggtggggaaggcagtgtgggtggtggggaaggcagtgtgggtggtggggaaggcagtgtgggtggtggggaaggcagtgtgggtggtggggaaggcagtgtgggtggtggggaaggcagtgtgggtggtggggaaggcagtgtgggtggtggggaaggcagtgtgggtagtggggaaggcagtgtgggtggtggagcaggcagtgtgggtagtggggaaggcagtgtgggtggtggagaaggcagtgtgggtagtggggaaggtagtgtgggtagtggggaatgCAGTGTAGGTAGTGGGTaaggcagtgctggtagtggggaaggcagtatgGGTGGAGGAgaaggcagtgttggtagtggggaaggcagtgtgggtagtggggaaggcagtgtgggtggtggggaaggcagtgttggtagtggggatggcagtgtgggtagtaaggaaggcagtgtgggtagtgggtaaggcagtgtgggtggtggggaaggcagtgtgggtggtggggaaggcagtgtgggtagtggggaaggcagtgtgggtagtggggaaggcagtgtgggtggtggggaaggcagtgtgggtggggtggggaaggcagtgtgggtggtggggaaggcagtgtgggtggtggggaaggcagtgtgggtggtgggaaggcagtgtgggtagtggggaaggcagtgtgggtagtggggaaggcagtgtgggtggtggggaaggcagtgtgtgtggtggggaaggcagtgtgggtgcagtggggaaggcagtgtgggtggtggggaaggcagtgtgggtggtggggaaggcagtgtgggtggtggggaaggcagtgtggtggggaaggcagtgtggtggtgggaaggcagtgtgggtagtggggaaggcagtgggtgcagtgtggtggggaaggcagtgtgggtgtagtggggaaggcagtgtgtggtgggaaggcagtgtgggtggtggggaaggcagtgtgggcagtgtgggtagtggggaaggcagtgtgggtggtggggaaggcagtgtgggtggtggggaaggcagtgtgggtagtggggaaggcagtgtgggtggtggggaaggcagtgtgtgtggtggggaaggcagtgtgggtggtggggaaggcagtgtggggaagggtggtggggaaggcagtgtgggtggtggggaaggcagtgtgggtagtggggaaggcagtgtgggtggtggggaaggcagtgtgggtggtggggaaggcagtgtgggtagtggggaaggcagtgtgggtagtggggaaggcagtgtgggtggtggggaaggcagtgtgggtggtggggaaggcagtgtgggtagtggggaaggcagtgtgggtagtggggaaggcagtgtgggtggtggggaaggcagtgtgggtggtggggaaggcagtgtgggttgtggggaaggcagtgtgggtggtggggaaggcagtgtgggtggtggggaaggcagtgcgcgtggtggggaaggcattgagggtggtggggaaggcagtgcaggtggtggggaaggcagtgcaggtggtggggaaggcagtgcaagtggtggggaaggcagtgcgggtggtggggaaggcagtgcgggtggtgtggaaggcagtgcaggtggtggagaaggcagcgcgggtggtggggaaggcagtgtgggtagtggggaaggcagcgtgggtggtggggaaggcagtgtgggtagtggagaaggcagtgtgggtgttggggaaggcagtgtgggtagtggggaaggcagtgtgggtgatggggaaggcagtgtgggtagtggagaaggcagtgtgggtggtggggaaggcagtgtgggtagtggggaaggcagtgtgggtggtgggggtggtggggaagacagtgtgggtggtggggaagacagtgtgggtggtggggaagacagtgtgggtggtgaggaagacagtgtgggtggtggggaagacagtgtgggtggtggggaagacagtgtgggtggtggggaagagggtgtgggtggtgaggaagacattgtgggtggtggggaagacagtgtgggtgctggggaagacagtgtgggtggtgaggaagacagtgtgggtggtggggaagacagtgtgggtggtggggaagacagtgtgggtggtgaggaagacagtgtgggtggtggggaagacagtgtgggtggtggggaagatggagagggtggttgggaagacagtgtgggtggtggggaagacagtgtgggtggtggggaagacagtgttggtggtggggaagacagtgtgggtgatggggaagacagtgtgggtggtggggaagacagtgtgggtggtggggaaggtagcgtggatggtggggaagactGGGTGGGTTACAGTGATCCTTCGATAATCGTTgggctcgatagtcgtccttttcggaaattgtcgcgttattttcgtccaaatattggctcgcaaatggtcggttgactcgctaatcgttGTTTGTCctggctctgagccgcctcggcctcccttcccagccagtgtgccattgtttaccagtgagcgacggtcccctcacttgttcatacgaaatatttcataatattccattcattttagtgcttgcaagtgctaaataagctaccatggctccaaagaaagctcctagtgccaagcctttggtaaagaaggtgagaaatacgattgaatttaagaaaaacatcattgaacaatatgaaagtggcgtacgtgtggccgaactggccaggatgtataacaaaccccatacaaccatatcttccatcgtggcaaagaaaaaggaaatcaaggaagctgttgttgcttggagaaaattgtggccagattgtgtccacaagagggattttgaagggtttgtggctgaccctgatgagcctatgtcagttgtgaaatctattgtggcattggggagttccatggggttggatgtgagtttggaggatgtggaagagttggtggaggaccacaacgaagagctaaccactgaggagctgcaagagcttcagcaggaacagcaacagatcgcagctcagaatcttgctgcagaggaggaggaagagagatggaagaaggtgccttcttcagaaattaaggagatttttgaaatgtggggtaggatggaaagatttatggagaaacatcaccctgagaaggatgttgcaagccatatcggcaacttgtacagtgacagagtcttggcccattttagggaagttttaaagagacgccagaaacagagctctctggacactttttttgcgagacaggactccagtgactctcaagctggtcctagtggcattaagaaacagagaagagaagtatgtaaccccagaaaaggacttggtacctgaggtgttgatggaaggggattccccttccaaacagtaactaatccaatctctctcctcctccagtcttccatacactaagaagaatcgccaataaaggtaagtgttatgctgttaatgtttcattcatcatgtcccattgtattgtttatgtactacatctatatttcatgtaaaaaaattttttgttttaatacttctgggtgtcaggaacggattaattgtatttacattatttcttatggggaaaattgattcgaaaatcgtctatttcgataatcgtcgcacttccaggaacggattaacgacgataaacgagggaccactgtagtacacgaaaccccaatcaaccatcgctactattgtggccaagaaaacggcaatcaaggaagctgttcttgccaaaggtgcaactttgttttcgaaacagagatcgcaagtgatagaagatgttagcaggagatagcatctctcaagcgatcatatgtgaaaaggctaggaagctgcatgatgatttaattagaaaaatgcctgcaactagtggtgaggtgagtgaatttaaggccagcaaaggttggtttgagagatttaagaatcgtagtggcatagtgtgataaggcatggtgaggctgccagtttggaccacaaagcgactaaaaaatatgtgcaggaattcaaggagtacatagacagtgaaggactgaaacctgaacaagtgtttaattgagacgaaacaggcctgtttgggaagaaaatgccaagcaggacctacattactcaggaagaaaaggcactcccagaagcctatgaaagacaggcttactctgttgatgtgtgctaatgctagtggtggttgcaaagtgaagcctttattggtgtatcactctgaaactcccagtgagttcaggaaaaacaatgtcctcaaggctaatttgtgtgtgctgtggagggcaaacagtaaggcatgggtcactagggactttttctatgactggttacaccatgcatttgcccccactgtgaaaaattacctcctggaaaataaattggaccttaagtgcctcctggtattagacaatgctcctggtcatccttcagacatgGCAGAGCGGCTTTCTggggaaatgagcttcattaaggtcaagtttttacctcctaataccactcttctcctgcagcccattgaccagcaggtcatttcaaacttcaaaaaactctacacaaaagctatgtttgaaaggtgctttgtagtgacctcagaaactcaattgactctaagagagttttggagagatcactttagcatcctcaattgtgtaaacattataggtaaggcttgggagggagtgactaagaggatcttgaactctgcttggaagaaactgtggccagaatgtgtagacaaaagggatttcgaagggtttgacgccaaccctgagaatcctatgccagttgaggaatccattgtggtattggggaagtccttggggttggaggttagtggggaggatgtggaagagttagtggaggaggacaatgatgaactaaccactgatgagctgctagatcatcttcaacagcaagaggccagacctgaggaaactgctccggaggaggggatagagaaattgaggaagttgcctacttcaaagattaaggaaatgtgtgctatgtggcttaaagtgcaaaccttttttgatgaaaatcaccctcacacagctattgcaagctgtgctggtgactattacactgacaatgttgtgaaacactttaggaatgtcataaaggaacgggaggtacaggccactatggacagatatgttgtgcgacagaggtccagtgactctcaagctggtcctagtggcattaaaagaagaagggaagtaaccccggaaaaggacttgccacctcaagtcctaatggaaggggattccccttctaaacattaacaccatccacactctcccctcctcccatcccatcaatcatcaccagatcttcaataaaggtaagtgtcatgtaactgtgcatgtcttctttagtttgtgtgtattaaaattaatatttcatgtggtaaaaattttttttttcatactttggggtgtcaggaacggattaatttgatttccattatttcttaatgggaaaattaattcggctaacgataatttcgcctaacgttgagctctcaggaacggattaatatcgttaggctagggtccactgtatatataaaacatgatatacctttaaaacacttgaaattttaggTACAATTACACGTaagtcttctttctttcaacacaccggccgtatcccaccaaggcagggtggcccaaaaagtaaAACGAAAGTCtatcttaaatttagtaatttatacgggagaaggggttactagccccttgctcccggcattttagtcgcctcttacaacacgcatggcttacggaggaagaattctgttccacttccccatggagataagaggaaataaacaagaacaagaactagaaagaaaatagaagaatatctagaggggtgtgtatatacatgcttgaacatgtatgtgtagtgtgacctaagtgtaagtagaagtagcaagatatacctgaaatcttgcatgtttatgagacggacaaaagacaccagcaatcctaccatcatgtaaaacaataacaggttttcattgtacactcacttggcaggacggtagtacctccctgggcggtttctgtttaccaacctactacctaggtttcacataagtataattatcaaagtacatatatataaaacatgatatacctttaaaacacttgaaattttggagagtttccagacataatggagagacagaTGATCGCGGAGCTCACTGAGAATGTAAGCAAACTGGGTGGAGCACAGTTactgtattagaaagacaggtgggggaagctgtatagtgagttttggtcataacttgaaatgtccatattagcggaatgctgtaaagtgaaactccATAAAACGGGGTCCTACTGTATACACTTCTTAGTGTCTGAACATCACTAGATCCAACTAGGCCTACTAGTGCAAAATGAACCCTCTCCACACATTTCTAGATCAACAAACAACAACATATGCAACATAAAACGTAAAAAACTTTATTAGTAATGGAGTAAGAATTAGATAGGCTTTTCTTGATGAGTCAAGGCATGTAACCCAATTTTTCTCACAAGTCTTTCACTCTAgcaggtggaaacattcgacacgtttccttacacctgttgtcctgttcacctagcagcaaataggtacctgggtgttagtcgactggtgtgggtcgcatcctgggggacaagattaaggaccccaatggaaataagttagacagtcctcgatgacgcactgactttcttgggttatcctgggtggctaaccctccggggttaaaaatccgaacgaaatcttatcttatcttatcttatcatgacaaaccatggaacaggtggggtttaaacccatggcaagtgacttTTAAAACTCTAGGTCAGTGAGCAAGCTATGAACTCAAACCCCCACCCGTGTGAGTGGTTTGTTTGCCATCATGTTATtgtgatttcttgagtcatgatgacagctttgaggggacttaagCTAGAGTTTGCCATTCTGGTGGGAGATTCATCTCTAAAACCTTGCATTTGTAGTCATAGCAGGACCCATACTAacttccctatggtgtataaaataataataatatatattatctttatttctacaagtacatgtacaaggtatacaggccaagctgacatcaatgacaatactatatagaaagccccttgttatgctgagcattttgggcaaattaggtcagttttgccccaggatgcaacccacaccagtcgactaacacccaggtacccattatactgatgggagaacacagacagcaggtgtcttaaggaaacacatcctgatgttttccagccatactggGGATTCGATCTCCGAACCTcagcgtgtgagctgagtgtgctagcgatcgagctacaggacaccttatagaaatatacctagttgaatgaacTCTATTAGAACCAGCTGGCCAAGTGGCTTACACAATGGTTTGTTTTACAGTCATGTTATTATGATTTCACAAGTCACATTATCATGTCTTAATTCCATTTTAGGAACATGACCCTAGCAAAGGGTGATGCCTACTGTTTTGTACATAAAGTAAATACATAAAATAATTAGGTACTGTATTTTATTCATATTCATGGAGAGATAAACACACAGGAGTAATACATCACCTGGGAAGTGGAAGGGGGTGAAGGGTTAAAAAAGACTTAATCAAGGGTAGGGTAGCTCCAAATTATTTTGATCAAGAGCCCATTAACAGCATCAAGGTAATCCTCGATGAAGGAGATTCTCTACTGGAAGAACCCTCATGTTATACCAGACATGATTTATGTGAAAAGCCTTTTTACACACTCTGAATACTGTTATGGCtttttgaaaaaaatttttttctacactctgagcactgatatGTTTTTTCTTGTTAATGAATACTCATGTGTTTTACTAGATGTGATTTTCGTGAAAActctttcagacactctgaacactgatatggtttttcctGTGTATGAAGTCTTAAGTGCAGTATAAGTGAAGATCTATGTGAAAAGTCTTTTAAGcattctgaacattgatatggtttttcttttgtatgaactctcatgtgttgcATTAGAATTGATTTTCTTGAAAAATCTCTTAGGCattcagaacactgatatggtttttcttgtgtATGAGCTCTCCTGTGTCGTATTAGTGAAGATTTATCTGAAAACTCTTTTAGACATTCTaaacattgatatggtttttcTCTTGTATGAACTCTAATGTGTTGTGTTAGAGTTGCTTTATGTGAAAAGCATTTTAAGCACTCTGAACAGTGATAGGGTCTTTCTTGTGTATGCACTCTCATGTGTCTCTTTAAAGCTGACTTCTGTGAAAACTTTGTTAGACACAATGAACACTGGTAAGGTTTTTCTTGAGTATGAACTCTCATGTGCCTTATTAAATTTGATTTATTCATAAAGtcttttagacactctgaacatttatAGTTTCTTTTGTGTGAATGAACTTTCATGTGTGTCATGTGACCAGATTTATTTTTAAAGGTTTTTAGACACACTGAGCACAGATATGGTTCTTTTTGagtatgaactctcatgtgtttTATTAAATAAGATTTAAGTGAAAAGtcttttagacactctgaacactgatgcGATTTTTCTTGTGTGTGAGCTTTCATGTGTAATGAAAGACTTGATTTATTTTCAAAGCATTTTAGACAAGTTGGACACTGATACTGTCTTTCTTGTGTATGAATTTTCATGTGTTTTACTAGACCTGATTTACTTTTAAAACTTTTTTGACACTCTGAACACTTACATGGTTTTTCTTGTGTATGAACACTTTTGTGTTGCATCAGATGTGATTTTTGTGAAAAACATTTTAGACattcagaacact from the Cherax quadricarinatus isolate ZL_2023a unplaced genomic scaffold, ASM3850222v1 Contig4201, whole genome shotgun sequence genome contains:
- the LOC128704514 gene encoding zinc finger protein 271 → MQQTRVPSGKKIFQCSECPKVFQGKSDLVKHIRVHTHEKPYQCSECLKCFSQKSHLMQHKSVHTQEKPCKCSECQKSFKSKSGLVKHMKIHTQERQYQCPTCLKCFENKSSLSLHMKAHTQEKSHQCSECLKDFSLKSYLIKHMRVHTQKEPYLCSVCLKTFKNKSGHMTHMKVHSHKRNYKCSECLKDFMNKSNLIRHMRVHTQEKPYQCSLCLTKFSQKSALKRHMRVHTQERPYHCSECLKCFSHKATLTQHIRVHTREKPYQCLECLKEFSDKSSLIRHRRAHTQEKPYQCSECLRDFSRKSILMQHMRVHTKEKPYQCSECLKDFSHRSSLILHLRLHTQEKPYQCSECLKEFSRKSHLVKHMSIH